The nucleotide window GGTTTAGAGATGATTTACTAAATGGTATTGATCATCCAATTAGAAAATTATTTTATGCAAGGCATATTCATAGTCATTTTGTCTTAATGGCCTTTTTCTCCTTCAGTGATTTAAAAATTCAAAATTTTTTAAATGAATATTTAGATATAATTGGGTTGGAATCTGTTCTTTTTGTATTCAAAGAACCCAATTGGAAAAGAAATAAAGATCCTAAAGATTTTTGGGGTGCAAAGGGGCTGGTGAGAAATTTTTTAAAAGAACTTTGGGAAATTTCTATGGCTCCTATTATTACAACAGAGTCAATTAGAGTTGATTTTGTTAAAAAATCTAGTCAGCAACAAATGCATCTATTTGTTTCTAATGAAGATAAATTACAAAAGCTTGCTGACAAGTATAGTAACCACTCCTTATTTTTTAAAATTTTAGAAAGTACATACGTTTCTGACCTTATAGAGGAAGTGCGTATAAAAGTTAAAAAGAAAAACATAGATGGTACAATTACTTTTAAGGAGCTATCTGAAGGTGAACAACAATTATTGACAGTTCTTGGATTAATTAGGTTCACTAAAGAAAATGAGTCTCTTTTTTTGCTTGATGAGCCAGATACACACTTAAATCCCTTATGGAAGTGGAAGTATATGAATTTATTAGAGGACGTTGTGGATGAAAATGATCAATCACAAATTCTTTTAACTACACATGATCCATTAGTCATAGGAGGATTAACTAAAGAAGAAATAAGAGTGTTTCAATCTGTTAAAAAAAATGATGAGGAGGGAAAAGAATATCAAAAAGTTGAAACCTTTGAGCCTGATTTTGATCCTAAAGGATTAGGAGTTGCCGGAATTCTAACTAGTGAGCTTTTTAATTTACCAGCGGCAATGGACGAGGACACTTATCTAGATTTGCACCGTAAAAGGGAATTGGAACTATTAAGAAGGGAGGGTAAGTTAAACGAGGCTGAGAGTACAGAACTTCAAAATTTGAGTACTAACTTATCCAGATTAGGTTTTGATAAAGTTCAAAGAGATCCTTTATATGATAAATTCATCAAAGCTGTCTATAAAAATCCTGATTTAAAAAAAGCGCCTTCAAATTTTGAGGAGAGAACACTTCAAAATGAAACAATGGCAGAGTTAATTAAACAGATTATGGATGAAGAAAAAAGACTATGAGGTATATTGACCTGAAGAAAATCGAGCTTCCAACAGGTTGGTTGGATAAGGCCAAAAATCTACACGAACAATTAATTGCAGTTGAGTCCGAAGAAGCTCGTGAAGATATTATAGATAAAAATCAAATTTGGAGAGATCTATTTGTACCCTTGCACAATTTGTCCAATGGAAAATGTTGGTATTCAGAAGCTCTAGATGTAATGTCCGATAGGGATATTGATCATTTCCGGCCAAAAGGAAAAGCAAAGAATGTTGATGGCATCTTTAGAGCAAATGAGGAGGGTTATTGGTGGCTTTGCTATGATTATGAAAATTATAGATTTAGTAGCCAGTATAGTAATGAATTGAGAAAGGACAAATTTAATCCTGAAAAGAACACCGGAGGCAAATGGCATTATTTTCCGCTATTTGAAAATAGTGCAGTAGCAAAGATTAAAGGAAGGTGCAAAGATGAAGAAATAATGCTTTTGGATCCTTGCGACGAGGATGACCCTTATTTATTAACATTTGACTCAAGAGGCAAAGCCATACCGAATTCCGCAGCTATAATGGGTGAAAATGATAAAATTCGTGTCCTGACTTCAATAAGATTGTATCATCTCGATCATACACCTTTAGAAGAACTAAGAGAAAGAACTTGGGATTTTTGTCAAAGAATGATTGACGAAATTAGAAAGATTTCAACTATTAAAGGTAGTCCCTCAGTTACTGATATTGGGAGGGTGAAATTTTTAAAAAATGAAATAAGACGAATTATGCATAGAACTGAACCTTTATCTGCTGTAGCGATTGCATGTTGTGAAGAAAATGGATTATCAATTTTAACTGAAAGAAGATGACGGTTTATTAAGAAGTATAACGATCTCGCAAAATGAATAAGTAAAGTCTAAAGATATAATTAATTGTCACAGCAATAATTAGGATTAACTATAATATTACAAGTTATTTTAAGTCAGAATAATATATCATAATTTTAAAATCCCCTCAGTTACATACTAACTAATTTTAAGTATTTCTTCTCTGAATTTAGTAACATGCTTTTCTGAAAGTTTATCATAAATTTCAGCAAAATCAGTCATTGTATAACCCATTGATTCAACAATAAGAACGATAGTTGCCATCGTTGACCTTTTCTTTCCGCTAAAAGCACTATTTACTGTGGCTTTGGTCAATTCTGAGTTAGAGTTAGCAGATATTTTATCATAACTATTGACAATATCTACACTACTATCAGCCTTCGCTGACGAAATCTTATTGATACTAAGAATTTTACGCAAAGTAATTGCGGTTTTTATAATTACAATTTTTTCACTTTCCTTAATCATAAATGCAATTAAGCACATAATGAAAAATAATTTGGTATAGTTTTGTATACCGAATAAGTTTTTCTTATCTTTGTATTACAAGTTACTTAAGTGTAATTTTGCGAAACTTCAAAAAATATTAGAAGCTATTCGCTTAGAATCTCGTATCAGAAAACTGCCAATTTTCAAATAGCAACGAGAGGATAAGTAGAAGGCTCACGACTTAGGCGTGGGCTCTCTTATCTGTTGCTATGGGTATGGCAGTACCTCTGATGCGGATAATGTAGAGTTCTACGCCGTTTTATTTCCAATGTTGTCCGACACTCTCTAAACCCTAAGCTGCTTTCTAAAATATAGTATCAGACTGTACGATACAATGGGGTGTACAACTCATTGCGGCTTTAAAGCTTACGCGGGACACAAATTTCATTAATATTAATTTTTTAAAATGTGCTGGGGTAGTAGGCTTTGATATCCTTACTGAGTCCTCCTTCCAAGCATCATCGCAGTAAACTATGTCTATGCTAAAAATAAAACTGAATTTTTAAGAAACAGATAGTATAAGATAGAAGAAACTAGCCATAGAAACAAGAAAGCCCTCTTAGCACTATGAGTATTGTGGAATTTACGCAGTGCAGAAGAGAGCCTAAAATTT belongs to Chryseobacterium sp. KACC 21268 and includes:
- a CDS encoding AAA family ATPase; translation: MKIDKVYIDNFKNLHDFFIDINETKLHTVLLGQNAAGKSNFIEAIVLIFRDLDHENETSFNYEIQYKCSGNFIKAIGGPKVKGKYQLFLGINDSNSIKYSNKPLSKTLLKKNKDNYLPKHVFSYYSGVSNRLLEHFDRHQVRFRDDLLNGIDHPIRKLFYARHIHSHFVLMAFFSFSDLKIQNFLNEYLDIIGLESVLFVFKEPNWKRNKDPKDFWGAKGLVRNFLKELWEISMAPIITTESIRVDFVKKSSQQQMHLFVSNEDKLQKLADKYSNHSLFFKILESTYVSDLIEEVRIKVKKKNIDGTITFKELSEGEQQLLTVLGLIRFTKENESLFLLDEPDTHLNPLWKWKYMNLLEDVVDENDQSQILLTTHDPLVIGGLTKEEIRVFQSVKKNDEEGKEYQKVETFEPDFDPKGLGVAGILTSELFNLPAAMDEDTYLDLHRKRELELLRREGKLNEAESTELQNLSTNLSRLGFDKVQRDPLYDKFIKAVYKNPDLKKAPSNFEERTLQNETMAELIKQIMDEEKRL